A part of Neodiprion pinetum isolate iyNeoPine1 chromosome 4, iyNeoPine1.2, whole genome shotgun sequence genomic DNA contains:
- the Ack-like gene encoding uncharacterized protein Ack-like isoform X4, which translates to MDSQTGMSRHTGPGLYEFLMEAELQQYYPGIRGDLKVQTTAQLKYVTEEDLNAIGMSKPEMRRLKKYFQKHFPQNYLSKFKKMLLPKREEQTSSTLGVLPEERQDRPPIRVPNKHMIPADAIIVNKELGTGEFGVVQQGVWTNDGERIQVAIKCLSRERMQNNPIEFLKEAAIMHAIDHEHIVRLYGVVLDTNSLMLVTELAPLRSLLECLKEPSLRASFPVLSLCDFAIQISDGMQYLEAKRLIHRDLAARNILVFSKNKVKISDFGLSRALGVGKDYYQTNFNVNLKLPIAWCAPECISYLKFTSASDVWAYGVTLWEMFSYGFQPWAALTGQQILEAIDEPNFQRLEQPECCPKDYFLLMEQCWQHEPAKRPKFSELTHLLPDLKPEQVQAVQDSTEESQLVYRQGDVLTVLDKGTLSGNANWKGVLANGKTGFFNPAHTIAYLGSNLPSNKMGEFTRGDGKNAFSSQRKKIRPDMISSPQGDLKHTGHVGLDGAYFGDVSFLGGKYPHLPRQVVNPYKPHEDVTDSYGQITEEGSGSELARNSARDSRDIQHFHADMIHSKRVLMFPDNPWSDTASDISHLGTPVASTGKAPSVTSGTTDVLSLAGLDHEYHEISDEESHDSPLRFDKPLNFDFGPSLLDEMDQMFRSLGSSPPPPPPPPPPAHPLPSEHDSSNVRNELREIQSRQSGKKKQATVKPISAADQRTLYSAIAMAQELTARSMTDLEHPPESPRTPVSPSRRRKFSFKLPHQHSPKPDRRHFAEEAASIPDIQWLCSSLQSLSSTVSSIESLGAPSTLKLPLWDKASAEFCFAKSRELLTKPSAWTSYMEMDFETRTLDDNSSAKETLVRSNEYSENENGNGNVNGGRTLTKSTAEPDTKLNITQNGQTAVYNMENANFHFARQPKRVSASYVDRYFELPKYFDDGGSGSGSFDHGYDKKLCYQEDTAKNYDKMLSLEEKECNKFYDNFKNNIAANDKFGLIPRDKITNRDPMYREMINSETRPDELKNLDVPMDKVGRFEMSLEKLNNFEQHGTRPKISTVCTMERNKKFDPQKQLTSGIVGLATKNSSVGTKTIYSSDDSIGNNLNLLLDNPRVADAGDAIERNLNGRESHLPFVISSNPVFIAEPEKKDSPLYDSSESLRANFQRFRRKSDAEANNQTELSSRLFAAKYQREVSGLESVKNYLDSRKGQGFNLGLGKLTQNMIQLGKNIAHNTRHFENSVRKRPEDFDKKNGHDFKPPSLNIPLDRSNLDLNIPVQNLNPRVVTKPGLRSNIQKLQQPSDPNNFQQHILEPPKLYQNDESSHFYRHRTSSLSDNRKVTLGKNQRRSFHPKNESSEDSDSVSRSETDIRSRFRYKRRHKKMSVTKGAGAGPPHSLRLNFNTGKKGNQFLHPDSARGFSSADQCGKSPPPSTSFLNSLSPPFSSRNNLLSWPESAPSSSLTFTSNSDLESDTSSEYPEFTNDLPNFPPSPAP; encoded by the exons AAAAGTTCAGACAACTGCACAGCTCAAGTATGTGACCGAAGAAGACTTGAACGCAATCGGAATGAGTAAGCCGGAGATGCGTAGACTTAAAAAGTATTTCCAGAAGCATTTCCcacaaaattatttatccaAATTCAAGAAAATGCTACTGCCTAAACGCGAGGAACAGACATCCAGCACATTGGGTGTGCTGCCTGAAGAGAGACAAGACCGACCTCCGATCCGTGTTCCAAACAAGCACATGATACCTGCGGATGCAATAATTGTAAACAAGGAACTAGGGACCGGAGAATTTGGTGTAGTTCAGCAAGGAGTGTGGACAAACGATGGAGAGAGGATCCAAGTAGCAATAAAATGTCTCTCCAGAGAAAGAATGCAAAACAATCCGATTGAGTTTCTGAAAGAAGCAGCCATCATGCATGCCATAGATCATGAGCATATTGTCCGACTGTACGGCGTAGTTTTGGACACGAATTCTCTAATGCTTGTTACTGAACTGGCGCCACTTCGTTCCCTGCTAGAATGTTTAAAGGAACCGAGCCTCAGAGCAAGTTTCCCAGTTCTATCGTTGTGCGACTTTGCAATTCAAATATCAGACGGCATGCAGTATCTGGAAGCCAAGCGGCTTATACACAGGGACTTGGCAGCCAGAAATATCCTTGTCTTTTCTAAAAATAAGGTAAAAATATCGGACTTTGGTCTCTCCAGGGCACTGGGTGTTGGTAAGGACTATTACCAAACTAACTTCAATGTTAACTTGAAGCTCCCAATTGCGTGGTGTGCTCCCGAGTGTATTTCATACTTGAAATTCACCTCAGCCAGTGATGTGTGGGCCTATGGTGTAACCCTCTGGGAGATGTTCAGCTATGGTTTTCAGCCGTGGGCTGCTCTCACTGGCCAACAGATTCTCGAGGCAATTGACGAGCCAAACTTCCAAAGACTAGAACAGCCCGAGTGCTGCCCAAAAGACTATTTCTTATTAATGGAGCAGTGCTGGCAACATGAACCTGCAAAGCGACCAAAATTTTCCGAGCTCACACATTTACTGCCGGACCTCAAGCCTGAACAAGTGCAAGCAGTTCAGGATAGTACCGAAGAAAGCCAGCTGGTTTATCGGCAAGGAGATGTGCTCACAGTTCTGGATAAAGGGACATTATCGGGCAACGCCAATTGGAAAGGAGTTCTAGCTAATGGAAAAACGGGCTTCTTTAATCCGGCACATACAATAGCTTATCTGGGATCAAACTTGCCAAGTAATAAAATGGGGGAGTTCACACGGGGTGATGGCAAGAATGCGTTTTCCTCTCAGCGCAAGAAGATACGGCCAGACATGATATCCTCGCCTCAAGGCGATCTCAAGCACACCGGACATGTAGGGCTGGATGGAGCTTATTTTGGGGATGTTAGCTTTCTTGGAGGAAAGTATCCTCATCTTCCTAGGCAAGTTGTCAATCCGTACAAACCCCACGAAGATGTTACGGACAGCTATGGCCAAATCACTGAAGAAGGTAGTGGGTCTGAACTGGCGAGGAACTCGGCAAGGGATAGCAGGGACATTCAACATTTCCATGCGGATATGATTCATAGTAAGCGCG TTCTGATGTTCCCAGACAATCCATGGTCGGATACCGCTTCTGATATTTCTCATCTTGGGACCCCGGTAGCGAGTACAGGCAAGGCGCCATCTGTGACTAGTGGGACGACTGATGTGCTGAGCCTAGCTGGACTGGACCATGAATACCACGAGATTAGCGATGAAGAAAGTCACGACAGTCCTCTAAGATTTGACAAGCCACTTAATTTCGACTTTGGACCAAGTTTGCTGGATGAAATGGACCAGATGTTTAGATCCTTgg GCTCTtctccaccaccaccaccaccaccaccacctccAGCTCATCCATTGCCAAGTGAACACGATTCAAGTAACGTAAGAAACGAACTTCGAGAAATTCAGTCAAGGCaaagtggcaaaaaaaaacaggccACC gTGAAACCAATATCAGCAGCGGACCAAAGAACTCTATACTCCGCAATAGCAATGGCACAGGAATTGACTGCTCGCTCAATGACTGATCTTGAACATCCACCCGAATCTCCAAGAACGCCGGTCAGCCCTTCAAGACGCAGAaagttttcattcaaattaccGCATCAGCACAGCCCAAAGCCTGACCGGCGACACTTTGCAGAGGAGGCTGCCAGTATTCCAGACATACAG TGGTTATGCTCGAGTCTCCAGTCTCTTTCGTCAACTGTTTCAAGCATAGAATCATTAGGGGCTCCATCAACGCTGAAGCTCCCATTGTGGGATAAGGCCTCGGCAGAATTTTGCTTTGCCAAGTCAAGAGAACTCTTGACCAAACCAAGTGCCTGGACTTCATACATGGAAATGGACTTTGAAACCCGGACCTTGGATGATAACTCTTCTGCCAAAGAAACCCTAGTCAGATCAAATGAGtattccgaaaatgaaaacggGAATGGGAACGTTAATGGTGGACGTACCCTCACTAAAAGCACTGCTGAGCCAGATACCAAGCTTAATATAACGCAGAATGGCCAGACTGCTGTTTATAATATGGAAAAtgcgaattttcattttgctaGGCAACCAAAAAGAGTGTCTGCAAGCTATGTGGACCGTTACTTTGAATTACCTAAATACTTCGATGATGGAGGATCTGGTTCAGGATCGTTTGATCACGGGTATGACAAGAAACTCTGTTATCAAGAGGATACGGCAAAGAATTATGACAAGATGCTTAGCCTTGAGGAAAAGGAGTGCAACAAGTTTTatgacaattttaaaaataacattGCTGCTAACGATAAATTTGGCCTCATACCACGGGATAAAATAACCAACCGGGACCCTATGTACAGGGAAATGATAAATTCTGAAACACGACCTGACGAACTAAAGAACCTTGATGTTCCGATGGACAAGGTTGGAAGGTTTGAAATGTCgctggaaaaattgaacaacTTTGAACAACATGGTACAAGGCCCAAGATTTCGACCGTATGTACAATGGAACGTAACAAAAAGTTTGATCCCCAGAAGCAATTGACGTCCGGGATCGTTGGTCTGGCTACTAAAAACTCAAGTGTAGGAACCAAGACAATTTACAGCTCCGATGACAGCATCGGAAACAatctcaatttacttttagacaATCCAAGAGTCGCCGATGCAGGAGATGCAATTGAACGGAATTTGAATGGCCGTGAGAGTCACTTACCATTTGTCATCTCGAGTAATCCCGTTTTCATAGCAGAGCCAGAAAAAAAGGACTCTCCATTATATGACAGCTCTGAGAGTTTGAGAGCAAATTTCCAGCGTTTCAGACGGAAATCAGATGCAGAGGCGAATAATCAGACCGAATTGAGCAGTCGACTTTTTGCTGCTAAGTATCAGCGAGAGGTTTCGGGTCTTGAAAGTGTAAAGAATTATTTGGACTCGAGAAAGGGTCAAGGTTTTAATTTGGGCCTTGGAAAACTGACGCAGAACATGATTCAGCTTGGCAAAAATATTGCACACAATACGCGTCATTTTGAGAATTCTGTACGAAAAAGACCTGAggatttcgataaaaaaaatggtcatGACTTTAAACCACCCAGCCTCAATATTCCTCTCGATCGTTCCAATCTGGACCTCAATATTCCTGTTCAAAACCTCAACCCACGTGTAGTCACAAAGCCAGGTCTACGGAGCAACATACAAAAGCTGCAGCAACCGAGCGATCCCaacaactttcaacaacataTATTGGAACCTCCAAAATTATATCAGAACGATGAATCGTCACACTTTTATCGTCACAGAACTTCGTCCCTATCTGATAACCGGAAGGTTACACTTGGAAAAAACCAGCGGAGATCGTTTCATCCCAAGAATGAATCTAGCGAAGATTCTGATTCGGTTTCGCGGTCAGAGACAGATATAAGAAGTCGTTTCCGTTACAAACGCcgacataaaaaaatgtcggtaACAAAGGGTGCAGGCGCAGGTCCGCCACATAGCTTGCGGCTGAATTTCAATACTGGAAAAAAGGGAAACCAATTTTTACACCCTGACTCTGCAAGGGGCTTTTCTTCCGCTGATCAATGTGGCAAATCACCGCCACCGTCAACGAGCTTCCTAAATTCACTTTCACCTCCATTTTCTTCTAGAAATAATCTTTTGTCTTGGCCAGAAAGCGCACCGAGTTCCAGTCTCACTTTTACCAGCAATTCTGACCTAGAATCAGACACTAGCTCAGAATACCCGGAGTTTACAAATGACCTTCCTAATTTTCCTCCGTCGCCTGCTCCCTGA
- the Ack-like gene encoding activated Cdc42 kinase-like isoform X1 — protein sequence MDSQTGMSRHTGPGLYEFLMEAELQQYYPGIRGDLKVQTTAQLKYVTEEDLNAIGMSKPEMRRLKKYFQKHFPQNYLSKFKKMLLPKREEQTSSTLGVLPEERQDRPPIRVPNKHMIPADAIIVNKELGTGEFGVVQQGVWTNDGERIQVAIKCLSRERMQNNPIEFLKEAAIMHAIDHEHIVRLYGVVLDTNSLMLVTELAPLRSLLECLKEPSLRASFPVLSLCDFAIQISDGMQYLEAKRLIHRDLAARNILVFSKNKVKISDFGLSRALGVGKDYYQTNFNVNLKLPIAWCAPECISYLKFTSASDVWAYGVTLWEMFSYGFQPWAALTGQQILEAIDEPNFQRLEQPECCPKDYFLLMEQCWQHEPAKRPKFSELTHLLPDLKPEQVQAVQDSTEESQLVYRQGDVLTVLDKGTLSGNANWKGVLANGKTGFFNPAHTIAYLGSNLPSNKMGEFTRGDGKNAFSSQRKKIRPDMISSPQGDLKHTGHVGLDGAYFGDVSFLGGKYPHLPRQVVNPYKPHEDVTDSYGQITEEGSGSELARNSARDSRDIQHFHADMIHSKRVLMFPDNPWSDTASDISHLGTPVASTGKAPSVTSGTTDVLSLAGLDHEYHEISDEESHDSPLRFDKPLNFDFGPSLLDEMDQMFRSLGSSPPPPPPPPPPAHPLPSEHDSSNVRNELREIQSRQSGKKKQATVSPINVKPISAADQRTLYSAIAMAQELTARSMTDLEHPPESPRTPVSPSRRRKFSFKLPHQHSPKPDRRHFAEEAASIPDIQWLCSSLQSLSSTVSSIESLGAPSTLKLPLWDKASAEFCFAKSRELLTKPSAWTSYMEMDFETRTLDDNSSAKETLVRSNEYSENENGNGNVNGGRTLTKSTAEPDTKLNITQNGQTAVYNMENANFHFARQPKRVSASYVDRYFELPKYFDDGGSGSGSFDHGYDKKLCYQEDTAKNYDKMLSLEEKECNKFYDNFKNNIAANDKFGLIPRDKITNRDPMYREMINSETRPDELKNLDVPMDKVGRFEMSLEKLNNFEQHGTRPKISTVCTMERNKKFDPQKQLTSGIVGLATKNSSVGTKTIYSSDDSIGNNLNLLLDNPRVADAGDAIERNLNGRESHLPFVISSNPVFIAEPEKKDSPLYDSSESLRANFQRFRRKSDAEANNQTELSSRLFAAKYQREVSGLESVKNYLDSRKGQGFNLGLGKLTQNMIQLGKNIAHNTRHFENSVRKRPEDFDKKNGHDFKPPSLNIPLDRSNLDLNIPVQNLNPRVVTKPGLRSNIQKLQQPSDPNNFQQHILEPPKLYQNDESSHFYRHRTSSLSDNRKVTLGKNQRRSFHPKNESSEDSDSVSRSETDIRSRFRYKRRHKKMSVTKGAGAGPPHSLRLNFNTGKKGNQFLHPDSARGFSSADQCGKSPPPSTSFLNSLSPPFSSRNNLLSWPESAPSSSLTFTSNSDLESDTSSEYPEFTNDLPNFPPSPAP from the exons AAAAGTTCAGACAACTGCACAGCTCAAGTATGTGACCGAAGAAGACTTGAACGCAATCGGAATGAGTAAGCCGGAGATGCGTAGACTTAAAAAGTATTTCCAGAAGCATTTCCcacaaaattatttatccaAATTCAAGAAAATGCTACTGCCTAAACGCGAGGAACAGACATCCAGCACATTGGGTGTGCTGCCTGAAGAGAGACAAGACCGACCTCCGATCCGTGTTCCAAACAAGCACATGATACCTGCGGATGCAATAATTGTAAACAAGGAACTAGGGACCGGAGAATTTGGTGTAGTTCAGCAAGGAGTGTGGACAAACGATGGAGAGAGGATCCAAGTAGCAATAAAATGTCTCTCCAGAGAAAGAATGCAAAACAATCCGATTGAGTTTCTGAAAGAAGCAGCCATCATGCATGCCATAGATCATGAGCATATTGTCCGACTGTACGGCGTAGTTTTGGACACGAATTCTCTAATGCTTGTTACTGAACTGGCGCCACTTCGTTCCCTGCTAGAATGTTTAAAGGAACCGAGCCTCAGAGCAAGTTTCCCAGTTCTATCGTTGTGCGACTTTGCAATTCAAATATCAGACGGCATGCAGTATCTGGAAGCCAAGCGGCTTATACACAGGGACTTGGCAGCCAGAAATATCCTTGTCTTTTCTAAAAATAAGGTAAAAATATCGGACTTTGGTCTCTCCAGGGCACTGGGTGTTGGTAAGGACTATTACCAAACTAACTTCAATGTTAACTTGAAGCTCCCAATTGCGTGGTGTGCTCCCGAGTGTATTTCATACTTGAAATTCACCTCAGCCAGTGATGTGTGGGCCTATGGTGTAACCCTCTGGGAGATGTTCAGCTATGGTTTTCAGCCGTGGGCTGCTCTCACTGGCCAACAGATTCTCGAGGCAATTGACGAGCCAAACTTCCAAAGACTAGAACAGCCCGAGTGCTGCCCAAAAGACTATTTCTTATTAATGGAGCAGTGCTGGCAACATGAACCTGCAAAGCGACCAAAATTTTCCGAGCTCACACATTTACTGCCGGACCTCAAGCCTGAACAAGTGCAAGCAGTTCAGGATAGTACCGAAGAAAGCCAGCTGGTTTATCGGCAAGGAGATGTGCTCACAGTTCTGGATAAAGGGACATTATCGGGCAACGCCAATTGGAAAGGAGTTCTAGCTAATGGAAAAACGGGCTTCTTTAATCCGGCACATACAATAGCTTATCTGGGATCAAACTTGCCAAGTAATAAAATGGGGGAGTTCACACGGGGTGATGGCAAGAATGCGTTTTCCTCTCAGCGCAAGAAGATACGGCCAGACATGATATCCTCGCCTCAAGGCGATCTCAAGCACACCGGACATGTAGGGCTGGATGGAGCTTATTTTGGGGATGTTAGCTTTCTTGGAGGAAAGTATCCTCATCTTCCTAGGCAAGTTGTCAATCCGTACAAACCCCACGAAGATGTTACGGACAGCTATGGCCAAATCACTGAAGAAGGTAGTGGGTCTGAACTGGCGAGGAACTCGGCAAGGGATAGCAGGGACATTCAACATTTCCATGCGGATATGATTCATAGTAAGCGCG TTCTGATGTTCCCAGACAATCCATGGTCGGATACCGCTTCTGATATTTCTCATCTTGGGACCCCGGTAGCGAGTACAGGCAAGGCGCCATCTGTGACTAGTGGGACGACTGATGTGCTGAGCCTAGCTGGACTGGACCATGAATACCACGAGATTAGCGATGAAGAAAGTCACGACAGTCCTCTAAGATTTGACAAGCCACTTAATTTCGACTTTGGACCAAGTTTGCTGGATGAAATGGACCAGATGTTTAGATCCTTgg GCTCTtctccaccaccaccaccaccaccaccacctccAGCTCATCCATTGCCAAGTGAACACGATTCAAGTAACGTAAGAAACGAACTTCGAGAAATTCAGTCAAGGCaaagtggcaaaaaaaaacaggccACCGTGAGTCCTATAAAT gTGAAACCAATATCAGCAGCGGACCAAAGAACTCTATACTCCGCAATAGCAATGGCACAGGAATTGACTGCTCGCTCAATGACTGATCTTGAACATCCACCCGAATCTCCAAGAACGCCGGTCAGCCCTTCAAGACGCAGAaagttttcattcaaattaccGCATCAGCACAGCCCAAAGCCTGACCGGCGACACTTTGCAGAGGAGGCTGCCAGTATTCCAGACATACAG TGGTTATGCTCGAGTCTCCAGTCTCTTTCGTCAACTGTTTCAAGCATAGAATCATTAGGGGCTCCATCAACGCTGAAGCTCCCATTGTGGGATAAGGCCTCGGCAGAATTTTGCTTTGCCAAGTCAAGAGAACTCTTGACCAAACCAAGTGCCTGGACTTCATACATGGAAATGGACTTTGAAACCCGGACCTTGGATGATAACTCTTCTGCCAAAGAAACCCTAGTCAGATCAAATGAGtattccgaaaatgaaaacggGAATGGGAACGTTAATGGTGGACGTACCCTCACTAAAAGCACTGCTGAGCCAGATACCAAGCTTAATATAACGCAGAATGGCCAGACTGCTGTTTATAATATGGAAAAtgcgaattttcattttgctaGGCAACCAAAAAGAGTGTCTGCAAGCTATGTGGACCGTTACTTTGAATTACCTAAATACTTCGATGATGGAGGATCTGGTTCAGGATCGTTTGATCACGGGTATGACAAGAAACTCTGTTATCAAGAGGATACGGCAAAGAATTATGACAAGATGCTTAGCCTTGAGGAAAAGGAGTGCAACAAGTTTTatgacaattttaaaaataacattGCTGCTAACGATAAATTTGGCCTCATACCACGGGATAAAATAACCAACCGGGACCCTATGTACAGGGAAATGATAAATTCTGAAACACGACCTGACGAACTAAAGAACCTTGATGTTCCGATGGACAAGGTTGGAAGGTTTGAAATGTCgctggaaaaattgaacaacTTTGAACAACATGGTACAAGGCCCAAGATTTCGACCGTATGTACAATGGAACGTAACAAAAAGTTTGATCCCCAGAAGCAATTGACGTCCGGGATCGTTGGTCTGGCTACTAAAAACTCAAGTGTAGGAACCAAGACAATTTACAGCTCCGATGACAGCATCGGAAACAatctcaatttacttttagacaATCCAAGAGTCGCCGATGCAGGAGATGCAATTGAACGGAATTTGAATGGCCGTGAGAGTCACTTACCATTTGTCATCTCGAGTAATCCCGTTTTCATAGCAGAGCCAGAAAAAAAGGACTCTCCATTATATGACAGCTCTGAGAGTTTGAGAGCAAATTTCCAGCGTTTCAGACGGAAATCAGATGCAGAGGCGAATAATCAGACCGAATTGAGCAGTCGACTTTTTGCTGCTAAGTATCAGCGAGAGGTTTCGGGTCTTGAAAGTGTAAAGAATTATTTGGACTCGAGAAAGGGTCAAGGTTTTAATTTGGGCCTTGGAAAACTGACGCAGAACATGATTCAGCTTGGCAAAAATATTGCACACAATACGCGTCATTTTGAGAATTCTGTACGAAAAAGACCTGAggatttcgataaaaaaaatggtcatGACTTTAAACCACCCAGCCTCAATATTCCTCTCGATCGTTCCAATCTGGACCTCAATATTCCTGTTCAAAACCTCAACCCACGTGTAGTCACAAAGCCAGGTCTACGGAGCAACATACAAAAGCTGCAGCAACCGAGCGATCCCaacaactttcaacaacataTATTGGAACCTCCAAAATTATATCAGAACGATGAATCGTCACACTTTTATCGTCACAGAACTTCGTCCCTATCTGATAACCGGAAGGTTACACTTGGAAAAAACCAGCGGAGATCGTTTCATCCCAAGAATGAATCTAGCGAAGATTCTGATTCGGTTTCGCGGTCAGAGACAGATATAAGAAGTCGTTTCCGTTACAAACGCcgacataaaaaaatgtcggtaACAAAGGGTGCAGGCGCAGGTCCGCCACATAGCTTGCGGCTGAATTTCAATACTGGAAAAAAGGGAAACCAATTTTTACACCCTGACTCTGCAAGGGGCTTTTCTTCCGCTGATCAATGTGGCAAATCACCGCCACCGTCAACGAGCTTCCTAAATTCACTTTCACCTCCATTTTCTTCTAGAAATAATCTTTTGTCTTGGCCAGAAAGCGCACCGAGTTCCAGTCTCACTTTTACCAGCAATTCTGACCTAGAATCAGACACTAGCTCAGAATACCCGGAGTTTACAAATGACCTTCCTAATTTTCCTCCGTCGCCTGCTCCCTGA